The following proteins come from a genomic window of Candidatus Bathyarchaeota archaeon:
- a CDS encoding LLM class flavin-dependent oxidoreductase — MKISVKLLQFSFYTRNPALIAMTTATIDEISNGRFILGMGSSGGKCILQGLE, encoded by the coding sequence ATAAAAATTTCTGTTAAGCTTTTACAGTTTAGTTTTTATACTCGAAATCCTGCATTAATCGCTATGACCACGGCTACAATAGATGAGATTTCAAATGGGAGGTTTATTCTTGGAATGGGGTCCAGCGGTGGGAAATGCATACTACAGGGACTTGAATAA